A portion of the Pararge aegeria chromosome 10, ilParAegt1.1, whole genome shotgun sequence genome contains these proteins:
- the LOC120626974 gene encoding glucosidase 2 subunit beta, with amino-acid sequence MGLKKKKNVIIITSCMVSCYILYQLYFFFTITSEVNESYRVIPVLDHDTIKEVLHLRSEEDKYINENGMLRGVLYTKIAHYRPDSKNEFKCRTSDQRIPFEQLNDDYCDCEDGSDEPSTSACPTGVFYCDTQNKKKKEIFEVPSSKVNDGICDCCDGSDEWINEGKLLSQSSSGLYRYYTPKCFNVCKK; translated from the coding sequence atggggcttaagaagaagaaaaatgttatcatcatcacatcttGCATGGTGTCATGTTACATTCTCTATCAGCTTTATTTCTTCTTCACCATCACATCGGAAGTAAACGAAAGCTACAGAGTGATTCCAGTGCTAGACCATGATACTATTAAAGAAGTCTTGCACCTTAGATCAGAAGAAGATAAGTACATAAACGAAAATGGTATGTTACGAGGAGTGCTATATACAAAAATCGCGCATTACAGACCGGAttcaaaaaatgaatttaaatgtcGAACGTCGGATCAACGTATACCTTTTGAGCAATTGAACGATGATTATTGCGACTGTGAAGATGGGTCTGACGAACCAAGCACCAGTGCATGTCCTACTGGTGTTTTCTATTGCGAtacccaaaataaaaaaaagaaggaaatATTCGAAGTGCCATCAAGTAAAGTAAATGATGGTATTTGCGATTGCTGCGACGGTTCCGATGAATGGATAAATGAGGGGAAACTGCTAAGTCAGAGTTCATCTGGACTCTATAGATATTATACCCCAAAGTGTTTTAATGTTTGTAAAAAGTAA